CAGGCCTCATTGCTTCGGTAAGTACTTTCCCTTCTATCGCTTTTGTATCGGTTTGCGCCCGGCTTTCAACGTAAGCAAAGCTCCATACAATCAGCAGTAAGGCCCGGGTCAGTTTATTCATTAATCAGCAGAAAGAAAACTCGCTTAAACCATCCGGTAATAAAAAATTAATGATGGTATCACAATAATAACCTTTTTACGGCAAAGCCGAAAATATGTTGTTGTAAATAGCGGCATAAATTAGTGTTTTATTAGCTTTGCTTTTCAGCAATAGCAAACGCATATGGCCATATTCCGAAAATATTTCACGTTATTAATACTAAGTTTTACCGCGCTAACCGCATTAGGGCAGGCAGAGCCTGAAGCTGTAAAAAAAGCCGCGCAATTCTTCGTCAAGCAATACAATACCGGCCATCCGGATAGTGTGTATGCCCGCTTTGGTGCCGAAATGAAGGCCGCGCTTACGGCAGACCAGTTCCGCAGCACCACGATACAGTTAAAAAATCAGTTGGGCATCTTAAAGAGCACTAATTTTTTAAAGCTGGAAAATAACGTAGGTGTTTACAAAGCTAATTTTGAAAAGGCCACCTTTACCCTGAACATTGCCGTCAACGCACAAAACCAGTACATGGGCTTATTGCTTCGCCCGTATGAGCCAACGCCGGGCGAGGCAGCAAAACAAGGCGGCGCTATTGATGCCTCGCTAACAGAATCGCCTTATACGCTGAAAACGTTTTCGGGCAGCATAGCCGGATCGCTTGTTAAACCGAAAACGGAAGGAAAAGTGCCGCTGGTGCTTATTATTGCCGGCTCGGGCCCTACAGACCGTAACGGCAACGGCGCCAAGCTTGGCTTAAATACAAATGCCTATTTACAACTGGCTAACGAACTGGGTAAAAAAGGTATAGCTACGCTGCGGTATGACAAACGCCTCATAGGGCAATCGGTTAGCACTACCAAAGAGTCGGAACTGAAATTTGAGGATATGGTGGAAGATGCCGTGGGCATTATCAATGACATAAATGATAAGGGCGGGTTTTCAAAAATAATTGTATTAGGCCATAGCGAAGGTTCGTTGGTAGGTATGCTTGCCGCTAACGACGCGCCGGTTAAAGCCTTTATATCCGTGGCCGGAGCCGGAGATCCCGCCGAAAAAATACTTACCGAGCAAATGAAAAGCCAGCCGGCTTACATTGCCGATGGATTTAAACGTGTGCTCGACAGCCTGAAACGTGGCAAAACCACGCCTAACGTTGATGCATCGCTGTATGCTGTGGCGCGCCCGAGCATCCAAAACTATATCATGTCGTGGTGCAGGTATGATCCGCAGCGCGAGATCAAAAAACTTAA
This Mucilaginibacter defluvii DNA region includes the following protein-coding sequences:
- a CDS encoding alpha/beta hydrolase — translated: MAIFRKYFTLLILSFTALTALGQAEPEAVKKAAQFFVKQYNTGHPDSVYARFGAEMKAALTADQFRSTTIQLKNQLGILKSTNFLKLENNVGVYKANFEKATFTLNIAVNAQNQYMGLLLRPYEPTPGEAAKQGGAIDASLTESPYTLKTFSGSIAGSLVKPKTEGKVPLVLIIAGSGPTDRNGNGAKLGLNTNAYLQLANELGKKGIATLRYDKRLIGQSVSTTKESELKFEDMVEDAVGIINDINDKGGFSKIIVLGHSEGSLVGMLAANDAPVKAFISVAGAGDPAEKILTEQMKSQPAYIADGFKRVLDSLKRGKTTPNVDASLYAVARPSIQNYIMSWCRYDPQREIKKLKMPVLILQGTTDLQVPVAQAEKLKKAKSDAQLLIIPEMNHILKAAPADTKQNMATYSNPDLPLKPELVTGIVDFIGKVK